One window from the genome of Pararhizobium gei encodes:
- the cheR gene encoding protein-glutamate O-methyltransferase CheR, which yields MSMSAAFDSRLPPDECLATGEYPLTRRDLAEIAAMIYADAGIFLNESKASLVYSRLSKHIRNLGLKGFRDYCQLVSSPSGAAERRDMLSHLTTNFTRFFRENHHFEHLKSDVLPELLSRARNGGRVRIWSAACSDGQEPYSIALTVLSMMPNVADYDFRILATDIDPKILALARAGAYDATALETVSPAMRKQWFSETSVSGRQKWLVDDRVKRLITFNELNLMSQWPFKGQFDVIFCRNVVIYFDEPTQVKIWSRFAGMLTPKGHLYIGHSERVSGDAKSVFDNIGVTTYRYTGKGARS from the coding sequence ATGAGCATGTCCGCCGCCTTTGACAGCAGACTGCCCCCGGACGAATGTCTGGCAACCGGCGAATATCCGCTGACGCGGCGTGATCTCGCGGAAATCGCCGCGATGATCTATGCCGATGCCGGCATATTCCTGAACGAATCCAAGGCGTCGCTCGTCTACTCGCGTCTTTCCAAACACATCCGCAATCTTGGATTGAAGGGGTTTCGCGACTATTGCCAGTTGGTGTCGTCTCCTTCAGGAGCCGCCGAACGCCGCGACATGCTTTCGCATCTGACGACGAATTTCACCCGTTTCTTCCGCGAAAATCACCATTTCGAGCACCTGAAATCGGATGTTCTGCCTGAGCTTCTCAGCCGTGCCAGGAATGGCGGCCGTGTGCGCATCTGGTCGGCCGCGTGTTCCGACGGCCAGGAACCGTACTCCATCGCATTGACGGTTCTGTCGATGATGCCCAACGTCGCCGACTATGATTTCCGCATTCTCGCCACGGATATCGACCCGAAGATCTTGGCTCTGGCGCGCGCCGGCGCCTATGATGCCACCGCTCTGGAGACAGTCAGTCCGGCCATGCGCAAGCAGTGGTTTTCCGAAACCAGCGTCAGCGGCCGCCAGAAGTGGCTGGTGGACGACCGCGTCAAGCGGCTGATCACCTTCAACGAACTTAATCTGATGTCTCAGTGGCCTTTCAAGGGCCAGTTCGACGTGATTTTCTGCCGCAACGTGGTGATCTATTTCGATGAGCCGACCCAGGTGAAAATTTGGTCGCGCTTTGCCGGAATGCTCACCCCCAAAGGTCATCTTTACATCGGCCATTCGGAGCGCGTGTCCGGCGACGCAAAGTCGGTCTTCGACAATATTGGCGTGACCACTTATCGCTACACAGGCAAAGGAGCGCGCTCATGA
- the cheB gene encoding protein-glutamate O-methylesterase CheB: protein MSAARVLVVDDSATMRGLITAILNSDPDVQVVGQAADALQARQAIKDLDPDVITLDIEMPNMNGLDFLEKIMRLRPMPVIMVSTLTHKGAEATIAALEIGAFDCVGKPMPGDARPFSDLAEKVKAAARSQRKYIITGNKSAAPSPANINAASDYRASRKIVAIGSSTGGVEALIAVLQKFPANCPPTVITQHMPHTFTKSFAERLHRICVPTVEEATDGAKLEVGKIYLAPGGDRHLQVVNPSSPSCRLLDREPVNGHRPSVDVLFDSVAEVAGRNAVGVILTGMGRDGASGLLKMRKAGARTFGQNEKTCVVYGMPRVAYELGAVETQLPLSSIGEEILKSTASRREGNE, encoded by the coding sequence ATGAGTGCGGCACGCGTTCTTGTCGTTGATGACAGCGCCACCATGCGGGGCCTAATCACGGCCATTTTGAACAGCGATCCTGACGTTCAGGTGGTCGGTCAGGCCGCCGATGCCCTGCAGGCACGACAGGCGATTAAGGATCTGGACCCCGACGTGATAACGCTCGACATCGAGATGCCGAATATGAACGGCCTCGACTTTCTCGAGAAGATCATGCGGCTGCGGCCGATGCCGGTGATCATGGTTTCGACGCTGACCCACAAGGGTGCGGAGGCAACCATCGCGGCGCTGGAGATCGGCGCGTTCGACTGTGTGGGCAAACCCATGCCCGGCGATGCCAGGCCCTTCAGCGACCTCGCGGAGAAGGTGAAGGCTGCTGCGCGCTCGCAACGCAAATACATCATCACCGGAAACAAATCCGCTGCACCGAGCCCTGCGAATATCAATGCAGCCTCCGACTACAGGGCCAGCCGGAAGATTGTCGCCATCGGCTCCTCCACAGGTGGAGTCGAGGCACTGATCGCCGTGCTGCAGAAATTCCCGGCCAATTGCCCGCCAACCGTTATCACGCAGCACATGCCGCATACGTTCACCAAGAGCTTTGCAGAGCGGCTGCACCGGATCTGCGTGCCGACGGTAGAGGAGGCAACCGATGGCGCCAAGCTCGAGGTCGGCAAAATCTACCTGGCACCCGGCGGCGACCGCCACCTTCAGGTGGTCAATCCCTCGTCCCCCTCTTGCAGGCTCTTGGATCGCGAGCCGGTCAACGGCCATCGTCCTTCGGTCGATGTGCTGTTCGATTCCGTTGCCGAAGTCGCCGGCCGCAACGCGGTGGGTGTCATCTTGACCGGCATGGGCCGCGACGGAGCATCTGGTCTCTTGAAGATGCGCAAGGCAGGCGCCCGCACATTCGGTCAGAATGAAAAAACCTGTGTCGTCTATGGAATGCCGAGGGTTGCCTATGAATTGGGCGCCGTCGAAACGCAACTGCCCCTCAGCTCAATCGGGGAAGAAATCCTGAAGAGTACCGCCTCCCGAAGAGAAGGAAATGAATAA
- a CDS encoding response regulator — MSLAEKIKVLIVDDQVTSRLLLGDALQQLGFKQITVAGDGEQGAKIMAQQPHHLVISDFNMPKMDGLGLLAAVRNNPATKKAAFIMLTAQGDRALVTKAAALGANNVLAKPFTIEKMKAAIEAVFGALK; from the coding sequence ATGTCGCTCGCTGAAAAAATTAAAGTATTGATCGTCGATGATCAGGTTACAAGCCGTCTGTTGCTGGGCGATGCCCTGCAGCAGCTTGGTTTCAAGCAGATCACCGTTGCCGGCGACGGCGAGCAGGGCGCCAAGATTATGGCCCAGCAGCCGCACCATCTGGTCATCTCGGATTTCAACATGCCGAAAATGGACGGTCTCGGTCTTCTTGCCGCCGTGCGCAACAATCCGGCCACGAAAAAAGCGGCGTTCATCATGCTGACGGCTCAGGGCGATCGCGCTTTGGTCACCAAGGCGGCGGCACTCGGAGCCAACAATGTCCTGGCCAAGCCGTTTACCATCGAAAAGATGAAGGCTGCGATTGAAGCCGTATTCGGGGCATTGAAATGA
- the cheD gene encoding chemoreceptor glutamine deamidase CheD — MIKDTAAKRVHVIQGEWKVVNDPDTLLSTILGSCVAACMRDPVAGVGGMNHFLLPGSAEALSSGGGDATRYGVHLMELLINGLLKSGARRDRLEAKIFGGAKTIARFSNVGEQNAMFAKRFLLDEGIKIVGESTGGDHGRKLEYWPVSGRARQYALTGVEAQKAVAQEQRPRPAPKPVQDAIEFF, encoded by the coding sequence ATGATCAAGGATACTGCGGCCAAACGTGTGCATGTCATTCAGGGTGAATGGAAGGTGGTCAACGATCCGGATACTCTGCTGTCGACCATTCTCGGTTCCTGCGTGGCGGCCTGCATGCGTGATCCGGTCGCAGGCGTCGGCGGGATGAACCATTTCCTGCTGCCCGGTTCCGCGGAAGCGTTGTCGTCGGGCGGTGGCGATGCCACACGATATGGTGTTCATCTGATGGAATTGCTGATTAACGGGCTTCTGAAAAGCGGCGCTCGCCGCGACAGGCTGGAAGCGAAGATCTTCGGCGGCGCCAAAACGATTGCCCGTTTCTCGAATGTGGGCGAGCAGAATGCGATGTTCGCGAAACGCTTCCTACTCGATGAGGGCATCAAGATCGTGGGCGAAAGCACAGGCGGCGATCACGGCCGCAAACTCGAATATTGGCCGGTTTCCGGCCGCGCCAGGCAATATGCACTGACGGGTGTCGAAGCACAGAAGGCCGTCGCTCAGGAACAGCGGCCGCGCCCTGCGCCCAAACCGGTTCAGGATGCGATCGAATTCTTCTGA
- the cheT gene encoding chemotaxis protein CheT — MLNELKSHMPHIDEALPDVMMRIVSELYDVAYLIERIEPMLSDIHVEAVLESADRIKVLQGIDLAVQKTRGLAEFIDTVTAAIPQHWLVDVTTALNLVKLADMQKSLGNGMLRHGHSQPLTDSSGDFEAF; from the coding sequence ATGCTGAATGAACTGAAAAGCCATATGCCGCACATCGACGAGGCGCTCCCGGATGTGATGATGCGTATCGTCTCGGAACTTTATGATGTTGCCTATCTCATTGAGCGCATCGAGCCTATGCTCAGCGATATCCATGTGGAAGCCGTTCTCGAATCGGCGGATCGGATCAAGGTTCTGCAGGGCATTGATCTTGCCGTTCAGAAGACCCGGGGTCTTGCCGAGTTCATCGACACTGTGACCGCCGCTATTCCCCAGCATTGGCTGGTGGACGTCACCACCGCGCTCAATCTCGTCAAACTCGCCGATATGCAGAAATCCCTGGGCAATGGCATGCTCAGACATGGCCACTCCCAGCCCCTGACCGATTCCTCCGGAGATTTCGAAGCTTTTTAG